In one Lolium rigidum isolate FL_2022 chromosome 3, APGP_CSIRO_Lrig_0.1, whole genome shotgun sequence genomic region, the following are encoded:
- the LOC124700625 gene encoding uncharacterized protein LOC124700625: MCMDKSAVPAKKIWLAIAARVGLRPSAGLRNLRKEVRTCEYRDVHVMWEMLREMGSPAAPLEEKEAAAAAAVAAAAGARKKKAAWRRFTYYCCAF; encoded by the exons ATGTGCATGGACAAGTCTGCCGTGCCGGCGAAGAAGATATGGCTCGCAATCGCCGCCCGCGTCGGTCTCCGCCCATCAGCTG GACTGAGGAACTTGAGGAAGGAGGTGAGGACGTGCGAGTACCGCGACGTGCACGTCATGTGGGAGATGCTCAGGGAGATGGGCTCCCCGGCGGCACCcctggaggagaaggaggccgccgccgccgcggccgtcgcGGCTGCCGCCGGCGCCAGGAAGAAGAAGGCGGCGTGGAGGCGGTTCACCTACTACTGCTGCGCGTTCTGA